In Kitasatospora sp. NA04385, a single genomic region encodes these proteins:
- a CDS encoding YbjQ family protein, with the protein MSELNDFGGGQDPSGGVLVVTTNDVPGHRVVRVIGEVFGLTVRSRHIGSQIGAGLKSLMGGELKGLTKTLVETRNQAMERLVEQTKARGGNAVLMMRFDVTEAADVGTEVCAYGTAAVIEPVG; encoded by the coding sequence ATGAGCGAACTGAACGATTTCGGCGGCGGGCAGGACCCGTCCGGTGGTGTCCTGGTGGTGACCACGAACGACGTTCCCGGTCACCGGGTGGTGCGGGTGATCGGCGAGGTGTTCGGCCTGACGGTGCGGTCGCGGCACATCGGCTCGCAGATCGGCGCGGGTCTGAAGTCCCTGATGGGCGGCGAGCTGAAGGGCCTCACCAAGACCCTGGTCGAGACCCGCAACCAGGCCATGGAGCGCCTGGTCGAGCAGACGAAGGCGCGCGGCGGCAACGCGGTGCTGATGATGCGCTTCGACGTCACGGAGGCGGCGGACGTCGGCACCGAGGTGTGCGCGTACGGCACGGCCGCGGTGATCGAGCCGGTCGGCTGA
- a CDS encoding FAD-dependent oxidoreductase: MTEPGGAATTTEVDAPAGAPAGAVREVDVLVIGAGQAGLSAAYHLRRRGFAPHTGFVVLDADDAPGGAWAHRSPSLTMATVHGFHDLPDFELPATDPATAARVAVPGYFAAYEAKHALPVLRPVKVLAVRERPDGRADGGPDGRLLVETDAGRWAARALLNATGTWTRPFLPRYPGRFAGRQLHYADYRGPDGFAGQRVVVVGGGASAVQVLSELGAVAGTVWVTRTPPVVHRGPFTEEFGREVVARVEERVRAGLPVRSVVSVTGLGPSVAYRRAEELGVLHRRPMFDRLTEHGVAWGDEELPVDAIIWATGFRAELTHLAPLGLRTAGGGIRMDGTRVADDPRIHLLGYGPSASTVGANRAGRAAVNEVVRLLGAPARSVTV; encoded by the coding sequence ATGACCGAGCCCGGCGGCGCCGCCACCACCACCGAAGTGGACGCACCGGCGGGCGCACCGGCGGGCGCCGTCCGCGAGGTGGACGTGCTGGTGATCGGCGCGGGCCAGGCCGGGCTGTCCGCCGCCTACCACCTGCGCCGCCGCGGCTTCGCCCCGCACACCGGCTTCGTGGTGCTGGACGCGGACGACGCCCCCGGCGGCGCCTGGGCGCACCGCTCCCCCTCGCTCACCATGGCGACCGTGCACGGCTTCCACGACCTGCCGGACTTCGAGCTCCCCGCCACCGACCCGGCCACCGCGGCCCGGGTCGCCGTCCCCGGCTACTTCGCCGCGTACGAGGCGAAGCACGCGCTGCCGGTGCTGCGCCCGGTGAAGGTGCTCGCGGTGCGCGAGCGCCCGGACGGGCGGGCCGACGGCGGGCCGGACGGGCGGCTGCTGGTGGAGACCGACGCCGGCCGCTGGGCCGCCCGCGCCCTGCTGAACGCCACCGGCACCTGGACCCGGCCCTTCCTCCCCCGCTACCCGGGCCGCTTCGCCGGGCGGCAGCTGCACTACGCCGACTACCGGGGCCCGGACGGGTTCGCCGGGCAGCGGGTGGTCGTGGTGGGCGGCGGCGCCTCGGCGGTCCAGGTGCTCTCCGAACTCGGCGCGGTCGCCGGGACGGTCTGGGTGACCCGCACCCCGCCGGTGGTCCACCGGGGGCCGTTCACCGAGGAGTTCGGCCGTGAGGTGGTCGCCAGGGTGGAGGAGCGGGTGCGGGCCGGGCTGCCGGTGCGCAGCGTCGTCTCGGTGACGGGCCTGGGCCCGAGCGTGGCCTACCGCCGTGCCGAGGAGCTGGGCGTGCTGCACCGCCGCCCGATGTTCGACCGGCTCACCGAGCACGGAGTCGCCTGGGGCGACGAGGAGTTGCCCGTCGACGCGATCATCTGGGCCACCGGTTTCCGGGCCGAGCTCACCCACCTCGCCCCGCTCGGCCTGCGCACCGCGGGCGGCGGCATCCGGATGGACGGCACCCGGGTCGCCGACGACCCCCGGATCCACCTGCTCGGCTACGGCCCGTCCGCCTCCACCGTCGGCGCCAACCGCGCGGGCCGCGCGGCCGTCAACGAGGTGGTCCGCCTCCTGGGCGCCCCGGCCCGGTCCGTCACCGTCTGA
- a CDS encoding peptidyl-tRNA hydrolase gives MPAAAVPVPAVGGHAEDRDTRPQYVLPLVVRLERADPPARTDALETAARAVLTLLADPRVTDPDGEWAERVAAWEDARIRKVVRRARGAEWRKASELPGITVTGDGAEVRVFPPIPLDGWPKELAKLQVSGTDLDDPEPPGPAPAGVPVLWLNPGLEMSAGKTMAQTGHAAQLAWWELDGTQREKWAAAGFPLAVRTAPATDWPALTDGRLPLVRDAGFTEIAPGSATVAAEGGEDYCPTPRLRRS, from the coding sequence GTGCCCGCCGCCGCCGTGCCCGTCCCCGCCGTGGGCGGGCACGCCGAGGACCGCGACACCCGCCCGCAGTACGTGCTGCCGCTGGTGGTCCGGCTGGAGCGGGCCGACCCGCCCGCCCGCACCGACGCGCTGGAGACCGCCGCACGCGCCGTCCTCACCCTGCTCGCCGATCCCCGGGTCACCGACCCGGACGGGGAGTGGGCCGAGCGGGTCGCGGCCTGGGAGGACGCCCGGATCCGCAAGGTGGTCCGGCGCGCCCGCGGCGCCGAGTGGCGCAAGGCTTCCGAACTGCCCGGCATCACCGTCACCGGCGACGGCGCCGAGGTGCGGGTCTTCCCGCCGATCCCGCTGGACGGCTGGCCCAAGGAGCTCGCCAAGCTCCAGGTCTCCGGCACCGACCTCGACGACCCCGAACCGCCCGGCCCCGCCCCCGCAGGCGTCCCGGTGCTCTGGCTCAACCCCGGACTCGAGATGAGCGCCGGCAAGACCATGGCGCAGACCGGCCACGCCGCCCAACTCGCCTGGTGGGAACTGGACGGGACCCAGCGCGAGAAGTGGGCCGCCGCCGGCTTCCCGCTGGCCGTCCGCACCGCCCCCGCCACCGACTGGCCCGCCCTCACCGACGGCCGCCTCCCGCTCGTCCGCGACGCCGGTTTCACCGAGATCGCCCCGGGCAGCGCCACCGTCGCCGCCGAGGGCGGGGAGGACTACTGCCCCACCCCGCGCCTGCGGCGTTCGTGA
- a CDS encoding vWA domain-containing protein, with amino-acid sequence MSANVSANRIAHKVNHVSLVVDKSGSMQRHEAQLIRVVDEFVKGLQEESDRLGHETRISLYAFDHEVHNLVWDMDVKHLPSLQGLYTVDNGATALIEAAVKSIDDLKHVWEGYGEHSFLQVVVTDGEENASGCSEHGRMHARMKKAEGKAVLRGWMDRIRGELAELPEHWTSAILVPNSLAKRTAQEYGFPAGNIAIWDADSTGGVEEAIDTVKTAATTFLRGREKGVRGTKQLFTVGQGLSADEVKAGLDALAADTYALVPVDRQAALREFVTGAGHPYRTGCSFYELSKREKIQAAKQLAVAEKDPVTGELTGRVFSGPAARGLLGLPAAETTVRPGDNPAYTVFVQSTSVNRKLLPGTRLLVML; translated from the coding sequence ATGTCCGCGAACGTTTCCGCGAACCGCATCGCGCACAAGGTCAACCACGTCTCGCTGGTGGTCGACAAATCCGGCTCGATGCAGCGCCACGAAGCGCAGCTGATCCGGGTGGTGGACGAATTCGTGAAGGGGCTCCAGGAGGAGTCCGACCGCCTCGGCCACGAGACCCGGATCAGCCTCTACGCCTTCGACCACGAGGTGCACAACCTGGTGTGGGACATGGACGTCAAGCACCTGCCGTCGCTGCAGGGCCTCTACACGGTCGACAACGGCGCGACGGCGCTGATCGAGGCGGCGGTCAAGTCCATCGACGACCTGAAGCACGTCTGGGAGGGGTACGGCGAGCACTCCTTCCTCCAGGTCGTCGTCACCGACGGCGAGGAGAACGCCTCCGGCTGCTCCGAGCACGGCCGGATGCACGCCCGGATGAAGAAGGCCGAGGGCAAGGCCGTCCTGCGCGGGTGGATGGACCGCATCCGCGGCGAGCTGGCCGAGCTCCCCGAGCACTGGACGTCGGCGATCCTGGTCCCCAACTCGCTGGCCAAGCGCACCGCCCAGGAGTACGGCTTCCCCGCCGGCAACATCGCGATCTGGGACGCCGACTCCACCGGCGGCGTCGAGGAGGCGATCGACACCGTCAAGACCGCCGCCACCACCTTCCTGCGCGGCCGCGAGAAGGGCGTGCGCGGCACCAAGCAGCTGTTCACCGTCGGGCAGGGCCTCAGCGCCGACGAGGTCAAGGCCGGCCTCGACGCGCTGGCGGCGGACACCTACGCCCTCGTCCCGGTCGACCGGCAGGCGGCCCTGCGCGAGTTCGTCACCGGCGCCGGGCACCCGTACCGGACGGGCTGCTCCTTCTACGAGCTGTCCAAGCGGGAGAAGATCCAGGCCGCCAAGCAGCTCGCCGTCGCCGAGAAGGACCCGGTCACCGGCGAGCTGACCGGCCGGGTGTTCTCCGGCCCCGCCGCCCGCGGCCTGCTCGGCCTGCCCGCCGCGGAGACCACCGTGCGCCCCGGCGACAACCCGGCCTACACCGTGTTCGTGCAGTCGACGTCGGTCAACCGCAAGCTGCTGCCCGGCACCCGGCTGCTCGTCATGCTGTAG
- a CDS encoding RimK family alpha-L-glutamate ligase: MSTAAHPPVRRPARVAYATCRGVEDVEELPVLAAFARLGVDAEAVHWNDPAADWARYDLVLVRSVWDYILYHEEFLTWTRRVSALTRLANPARVLERNTDKTYLRGLAEAGLPVVPTLWVAPGDPADAVAAVDWPELVVKPTVSSGARDTVRTADRAEALAQVAALTGAGRTAMVQPYLPMVEEEGETSLLYLGGEFSHAVRRGPMLGGGFEDVAREPDADQLALAARVLAASAEPGELLYARVDLVRLADGSPALIELELTEPRLFLALCPDGPARLAAAACALLPGNTRPRPGVSPV, encoded by the coding sequence GTGAGCACCGCCGCGCACCCGCCCGTCCGCCGACCCGCGCGGGTCGCGTACGCCACCTGCCGCGGGGTGGAGGACGTCGAGGAGCTGCCGGTGCTGGCGGCCTTCGCCCGGCTCGGGGTGGACGCGGAGGCGGTGCACTGGAACGACCCGGCGGCGGACTGGGCGCGGTACGACCTGGTGCTGGTGCGCAGCGTCTGGGACTACATCCTGTACCACGAGGAGTTCCTCACCTGGACGCGCCGCGTCTCCGCGCTGACCAGGCTGGCGAACCCGGCCCGGGTGCTGGAGCGCAACACCGACAAGACCTACCTGCGCGGGCTGGCCGAGGCCGGGCTGCCAGTCGTGCCGACGCTCTGGGTGGCCCCGGGCGACCCGGCGGACGCGGTCGCGGCGGTCGACTGGCCGGAGCTGGTGGTGAAGCCGACCGTCTCCTCCGGCGCGCGGGACACCGTCCGCACCGCCGACCGGGCCGAGGCGCTGGCGCAGGTCGCCGCGCTGACGGGGGCCGGGCGGACGGCGATGGTGCAGCCGTACCTGCCGATGGTGGAGGAGGAGGGCGAGACCTCGCTGCTGTACCTGGGCGGGGAGTTCAGCCACGCGGTGCGCCGCGGCCCGATGCTGGGCGGCGGCTTCGAGGACGTCGCCCGCGAGCCGGACGCCGACCAACTGGCGCTCGCCGCACGGGTGCTGGCGGCATCGGCGGAGCCGGGCGAGCTGCTGTACGCCCGGGTCGACCTGGTCCGGCTGGCGGACGGCTCGCCCGCGCTGATCGAGCTGGAGCTGACCGAGCCCCGGCTGTTCCTGGCCCTGTGCCCGGACGGCCCGGCCCGGCTGGCCGCCGCCGCCTGCGCGCTGCTGCCGGGGAACACCCGCCCGCGGCCCGGTGTTTCACCGGTGTGA
- a CDS encoding MFS transporter, with the protein MPPPPPAVRRHRLALQLCFAIPGLSLATWVTRTPDVRDRLDASTAEMGLVLSGMAIGSMLGILVAGALVARFATRPVVVTGMGLVLASVAVTALGTAAASAPLVAAGLFLIGAGTGLSEVASNVDGAVVEREYGRPVLPALHGCYSLGTVVGALLGVAGAAAGLPVPWHLAAVLLLVTALFVRALPGLRPGLGRARPDGARGTPTAGRERRLHLDPRLLMIGGVVFAVTLAEGSATDWLPLLMVDGHAMPAGLGSSVYAGFAATMAIGRFAGGPVVARLGRPAVLGGGALLTAAGIALVSFVDSPAAAGCAVLLWGLGTALGFPLALSAAGESGPDTTGRIALTSRIGYVALLSGPPLLGLLGEHLGLRAAMLPVLLLALTAAALSPATGTRREPAAAAH; encoded by the coding sequence ATGCCACCCCCGCCCCCGGCGGTCCGCCGCCACCGCCTGGCCCTGCAACTCTGCTTCGCGATACCCGGCCTGTCGCTCGCCACCTGGGTGACCCGCACCCCCGACGTCCGCGACCGGCTCGACGCCTCCACCGCCGAGATGGGCCTGGTGCTCTCCGGCATGGCGATCGGCTCGATGCTCGGCATCCTGGTCGCGGGCGCCCTGGTCGCCCGGTTCGCCACCCGCCCCGTGGTCGTCACCGGCATGGGCCTGGTGCTGGCGAGCGTCGCGGTGACCGCCCTGGGCACGGCCGCCGCCTCCGCGCCGCTGGTGGCCGCCGGACTGTTCCTGATCGGCGCCGGCACCGGCCTGTCCGAAGTCGCCAGCAACGTCGACGGCGCCGTCGTGGAACGCGAGTACGGCCGCCCCGTCCTGCCCGCCCTGCACGGCTGCTACAGCCTCGGCACCGTGGTCGGCGCGCTCCTCGGCGTCGCCGGGGCCGCGGCCGGCCTCCCGGTGCCCTGGCACCTCGCGGCGGTGCTGCTGCTGGTCACCGCCCTGTTCGTTCGGGCCCTGCCGGGCCTGCGCCCCGGCCTCGGACGCGCCCGGCCCGACGGAGCGCGGGGGACGCCGACCGCGGGCCGGGAACGGCGGCTGCACCTCGACCCGCGACTGCTGATGATCGGCGGCGTGGTGTTCGCCGTGACGCTCGCCGAGGGCTCCGCCACCGACTGGCTGCCGCTGCTGATGGTCGACGGCCACGCCATGCCCGCCGGCCTCGGCTCCTCGGTGTACGCGGGCTTCGCCGCCACCATGGCGATCGGCCGCTTCGCCGGCGGCCCCGTGGTCGCCCGGCTCGGCCGACCCGCGGTGCTCGGCGGCGGCGCGCTGCTCACCGCCGCCGGCATCGCCCTGGTCTCCTTCGTCGACTCCCCGGCCGCCGCCGGCTGCGCCGTCCTGCTCTGGGGGCTGGGCACCGCCCTCGGCTTCCCGCTCGCCCTCTCCGCCGCCGGCGAGTCCGGCCCGGACACCACCGGCCGGATCGCGCTGACCTCCCGGATCGGCTACGTCGCCCTGCTGTCCGGGCCGCCGCTGCTCGGCCTGCTCGGCGAACACCTCGGCCTGCGCGCCGCGATGCTCCCCGTCCTGCTGCTCGCCCTCACCGCCGCCGCGCTCTCCCCGGCCACCGGCACCCGCCGCGAGCCCGCCGCCGCGGCCCACTAG